From the genome of Legionella beliardensis:
AGCCATATTTTTTATTTAAAATATAGAGGTCACAAAAACATAGTCCGGTGAAAAAAAGGAAATAATAATAAAAGTGCTTATAAAATATAGGCAGTATTATTAAGTAAATAAGGGGTCTGATTTTCCATGTACCGAATAAGGATAAGAAAGCAAAGACTAAAAACGAGCCTATAAATTCTCGTGACATAGTCCATAATTGCAGACCAAAATCATAAAGATGTCGGGTATCTGGAACAAAGAAGACCTCAAAGAAAGAAAATTTTAATGCGGTTAAGATTCTCGGTTTACTCATAAAAATACCGACGTGATCTTGTACCGTATACATTAAGTTAAACCGCATAAATAAATAAGAAATAAGCACGGAACAAAGAATGGGAATAAGTAGGCGAAAATAACGAAATTGGGCCATGCTTATTAAGGCGTTATAATCATAGTTTTTAAAGAAATTAAAACTTAATACAAAGCCGCTTAATAAAAAAAACAAGATAACGGCGCTCGGGCCATCAGTAAATAACTTAAGAGGAGTATGATAAAATAACTGACTAAGAGGAGAGTCACTTGGTGGATATAACCAGCATGGGTAAAGGTGACCAATAAGAACAACAAAAGCTGCCCATCCTCTAAGGCCATCTAAAAATTCGATACGCTGATTAGCATTACTCATCTTAATTATTGTTTCCTTTCCATGAAATAGATTTAAGAAATGCATAGTTTATATAAAAATTAGCAATTATTCTATTGTATCTAGTAAGCCAGTTAAATACCTCGTTAGGGCCGTTTAAATTTATTTTAAACACTTATTAAAATTTCAATGCTGATGCCTGTGTTGGTCTAGATTCTGCTTCTATTTCTACGACATCAATAGCTAAGGGGCTTATTATTTCATTTATGGG
Proteins encoded in this window:
- a CDS encoding acyltransferase family protein; the encoded protein is MSNANQRIEFLDGLRGWAAFVVLIGHLYPCWLYPPSDSPLSQLFYHTPLKLFTDGPSAVILFFLLSGFVLSFNFFKNYDYNALISMAQFRYFRLLIPILCSVLISYLFMRFNLMYTVQDHVGIFMSKPRILTALKFSFFEVFFVPDTRHLYDFGLQLWTMSREFIGSFLVFAFLSLFGTWKIRPLIYLIILPIFYKHFYYYFLFFTGLCFCDLYILNKKYGYLLQKYKLTLLQENSLYAKIVEFFNIDYLFDTSLGGIFAYLYQLNLTGKISAAFPMIVLLFWALTSDNLKSLFTSKISLFLGKISFALYLTHLTLLCSLSHFTNALLTSAGYPLLLRAILVSLVTLPTCLAFAYIFTLYVEDRWLKKVKSFFINKGFIANTKNYKQLPQDSSTPLPLPAMNT